In a genomic window of Streptococcus oralis subsp. tigurinus:
- a CDS encoding FUSC family protein, whose protein sequence is MSYFKKYKFDKSQFKFGLRTFKTGIAVFLVLLIFGFFGWKGLQIGALTAVFSLRESFDKSVHFGTSRILGNSIGGFYALIFFLLNTLFHGAFWVTLVVVPICTMLTIMTNVAMNNKSGVIGGVAAMLIITLSIPSGETILYVFARVSETFMGVFVAILVNYDIDRIHLFLEKKEK, encoded by the coding sequence ATGAGTTATTTTAAAAAATATAAATTTGACAAGTCACAGTTCAAGTTTGGTCTACGAACCTTTAAAACCGGAATTGCTGTTTTTTTAGTTCTCTTGATTTTTGGATTTTTTGGTTGGAAGGGACTTCAAATTGGGGCTTTGACAGCAGTCTTTAGTTTGAGAGAAAGCTTTGATAAGAGTGTTCATTTTGGAACTTCACGTATTCTAGGAAATAGTATCGGTGGTTTCTATGCTCTTATCTTTTTTCTCTTAAATACCTTATTTCACGGAGCCTTTTGGGTGACCTTGGTGGTTGTTCCAATCTGCACTATGTTAACCATTATGACAAATGTGGCCATGAATAATAAATCGGGGGTTATTGGTGGTGTAGCAGCTATGTTAATCATTACCCTCTCAATACCGAGCGGTGAAACAATTTTGTACGTGTTTGCGCGTGTATCGGAAACTTTTATGGGAGTTTTTGTCGCAATTCTCGTAAATTATGATATTGATCGTATTCATCTCTTTTTAGAGAAAAAAGAAAAATAA
- a CDS encoding antigen I/II family LPXTG-anchored adhesin, with translation MKNKKEVYGFRKSKVAKTLCGAVLGTALIAFADQAVFADEVTETTSTSTVEVATTGNPATNLPEAQGEMSQVAKESQAKAGSKDSALPVEVSSADLDKAVADAKSAGVKVVQDETKDKGTATTATENAQKQDEIKSDYAKQAKEIKTTTEAYKKEVAAHQAETDKINAENKAADDKYQKDLKSHQEEVEKINTANATAKAEYEAKLAQYQKDLATVKKANEDSQQDYQNKLSAYQTELARVQKANAEAKEAYDKAVKENTAKNAALQAENEAIKQRNETAKATYEAAMKQYEADLAAIKKAKADNDADYQAKLAAYQTELARVQKANADAKAAYEKAVEENTAKNNAIQAENEAIKQRNAAAKSTYEAAMKKYEADLAEVKQANAANETDYQTKLAAYQTELARVQKANADAKAAYEKAVEDNKAKNAAIKAENEEIKQRNAVAKTDYEAKVAKYEADLAKYKKDFAAYTAALAEAESKKKQDGYLSEPRSQSLNFKSEPNAIRTIDSSVHQYGQQELDALVKSWGISPTNPDRKKSTAYSYFNAINSNNTYAKLVLEKDKPVDVTYTGLKNSSFNGKKISKVVYTYTLKETGFNDGTKMTMFASSDPTVTAWYNDYFTSTNINVKVKFYDEEGQLMNLTGGLVNFSSLNRGNGSGAIDKDAIESVRNFNGRYIPISGSSIKIHENNSAYADSSNAEKSLGARWNTSEWDTTSSPNNWYGAIVGEITQSEISFNMASSKSGNIWFAFNSNINAIGVPTKPVAPTAPTQPMYETEKPLEPAPVAPTYENEPTPPVKTPDQPEPSKPEEPTYETEKPLEPAPVVPTYENEPTPPVKTPDQPEPSKPEEPTYETEKPLEPAPVAPSYENEPTPPVKTPDQPEPSKPEEPTYDPMPTPPVAPTPKQLPTSPAVPTVHYHYNRLFAQPQINKEIKNEDGVDIDRTLVAKQSIVKFELKTEALTAGRPKTTSFVLVDPLPTGYKFDLDATKAASTGFDTTYDEASHTVTFKATDETLATYNADLTKPVETLHPTVVGRVLNDGATYTNNFTLTVNDAYGIKSNVVRVTTPGKPNDPDNPNNNYIKPTKVNKNKEGLNIDGKEVLAGSTNYYELTWDLDQYKGDKSSKEAIQNGFYYVDDYPEEALDVRPDLIKVADEKGNQVSGVSVQKYDSLEAAPKKVQDLLKKANITVKGAFQLFSADNPEEFYKQYVATGTSLVITDPMTVKSEFGKTGGKYENKAYQIDFGNGYATEVVVNNVPKITPKKDVTVSLDPTSENLDGKTIQFYQTFNYRLIGGLIPQNHSEELEDYNFVDDYDQAGDQYTGNYKTFSSLNLTMKDGSVIKAGTDLTSQTTAETDAANGIVTVRFKEEFLQKISLDSPFQAETYLQMRRIAIGTFENTYVNTVNKVTYASNTVRTTTPIPRTPDKPTPIPTPKPKDPDKPTPIPTPKPKDPDKPETPKEPRVPSPKVEEPSTPIPVSVGKEITTLPKTGTNDSSYMPYLGLAALVGVLGLGQLKRKEDESK, from the coding sequence ATGAAAAATAAAAAAGAAGTCTATGGATTTCGTAAAAGCAAAGTTGCGAAAACATTGTGTGGTGCTGTTTTAGGAACTGCTTTGATTGCTTTTGCAGATCAGGCAGTTTTTGCTGATGAAGTTACAGAGACAACTAGTACAAGTACAGTTGAGGTGGCTACTACAGGAAATCCGGCCACAAATTTACCTGAAGCTCAGGGTGAAATGAGCCAAGTTGCCAAAGAAAGCCAAGCTAAGGCTGGTTCTAAAGACTCAGCTTTGCCAGTAGAAGTATCATCAGCTGATCTAGATAAAGCAGTTGCCGATGCAAAATCTGCAGGAGTTAAGGTAGTTCAAGATGAAACAAAAGACAAAGGAACAGCCACAACTGCTACAGAAAATGCTCAAAAACAAGATGAGATTAAAAGCGACTATGCTAAACAGGCTAAAGAAATAAAGACAACAACTGAAGCATATAAAAAAGAAGTCGCAGCTCATCAGGCAGAAACAGATAAAATCAATGCTGAAAACAAAGCAGCGGATGACAAGTATCAAAAAGATCTAAAAAGTCATCAAGAAGAAGTTGAAAAAATCAACACTGCTAATGCAACAGCTAAAGCAGAATATGAGGCTAAGCTAGCGCAATACCAAAAAGATTTAGCAACTGTCAAAAAAGCAAATGAGGATAGTCAACAAGACTATCAAAATAAACTTTCAGCATACCAGACAGAATTAGCTCGAGTACAAAAAGCTAATGCGGAAGCTAAAGAGGCATATGATAAAGCAGTAAAAGAAAACACTGCAAAGAATGCAGCGCTTCAAGCTGAAAATGAAGCGATTAAACAACGTAATGAAACTGCAAAAGCGACTTATGAAGCGGCAATGAAGCAGTATGAAGCAGATCTTGCAGCTATTAAGAAAGCCAAGGCAGATAATGATGCTGATTATCAAGCTAAATTAGCAGCTTATCAGACAGAACTAGCTCGCGTTCAGAAAGCAAATGCTGATGCAAAAGCAGCCTATGAAAAGGCTGTTGAAGAAAACACTGCTAAGAACAATGCTATCCAAGCTGAAAATGAAGCGATTAAGCAACGTAACGCTGCTGCAAAATCGACTTATGAAGCTGCGATGAAGAAATACGAAGCAGATTTGGCAGAAGTTAAACAAGCGAATGCAGCTAACGAAACAGACTACCAAACTAAGCTAGCAGCTTATCAGACAGAACTAGCTCGCGTTCAAAAAGCAAATGCCGATGCAAAAGCAGCCTATGAAAAGGCTGTTGAAGACAATAAGGCAAAAAATGCAGCGATTAAAGCTGAGAATGAAGAAATCAAGCAACGTAATGCCGTGGCTAAAACAGATTATGAAGCTAAGGTTGCAAAATATGAAGCAGATCTTGCCAAGTATAAGAAAGATTTCGCAGCTTATACTGCAGCACTCGCAGAAGCGGAGAGTAAAAAGAAACAAGATGGTTATCTTTCAGAACCAAGATCACAATCGTTGAACTTTAAATCAGAACCAAATGCAATACGAACAATTGATTCATCTGTACATCAATATGGGCAGCAGGAATTGGATGCTCTGGTAAAATCATGGGGGATTTCGCCAACAAATCCTGATAGGAAAAAATCTACAGCATATTCATATTTCAATGCAATCAATTCGAATAACACTTATGCAAAGCTTGTATTAGAAAAGGATAAACCAGTCGATGTTACCTATACTGGTCTAAAAAATTCAAGTTTTAATGGTAAGAAAATTTCAAAAGTAGTTTACACTTACACATTAAAAGAAACAGGTTTTAACGATGGAACCAAAATGACTATGTTTGCCTCGAGTGATCCAACTGTGACAGCATGGTATAATGATTATTTTACTTCTACAAACATTAATGTAAAAGTCAAGTTTTATGATGAAGAAGGTCAACTTATGAATCTCACAGGAGGATTAGTTAATTTTTCATCTCTAAATAGAGGTAACGGTAGTGGAGCAATTGATAAAGATGCAATTGAAAGTGTTAGAAACTTTAACGGTCGATATATTCCAATTTCTGGTTCATCTATCAAGATTCATGAAAATAACTCTGCTTATGCAGATTCATCAAATGCAGAAAAATCGCTAGGCGCTCGTTGGAATACATCGGAATGGGATACAACCTCTAGTCCAAATAATTGGTACGGAGCTATTGTCGGTGAAATAACTCAATCGGAGATTAGCTTTAATATGGCTTCTTCTAAAAGTGGAAATATTTGGTTTGCTTTCAATTCAAATATTAATGCAATTGGGGTTCCGACGAAACCTGTTGCACCAACAGCTCCAACTCAACCAATGTATGAGACAGAGAAACCATTGGAGCCAGCACCGGTAGCACCGACATATGAAAATGAGCCAACTCCACCAGTTAAGACTCCGGATCAACCAGAGCCATCAAAACCAGAAGAGCCAACATATGAGACAGAGAAACCATTGGAACCAGCTCCAGTAGTACCAACATATGAAAATGAGCCAACTCCACCGGTAAAAACTCCAGATCAACCAGAGCCATCAAAACCAGAAGAGCCAACATATGAGACAGAGAAGCCATTGGAGCCAGCACCAGTAGCACCAAGCTACGAAAATGAGCCAACTCCACCGGTAAAAACTCCAGATCAACCAGAGCCATCAAAACCAGAAGAGCCAACATATGATCCAATGCCAACTCCACCGGTAGCACCAACTCCTAAGCAGTTGCCAACATCACCAGCGGTGCCAACAGTTCACTACCATTACAATCGTCTATTTGCACAACCTCAGATTAATAAAGAAATTAAAAACGAGGATGGGGTAGATATTGACCGGACATTGGTTGCTAAACAGTCAATTGTTAAGTTTGAATTGAAAACTGAAGCCTTGACAGCTGGACGTCCAAAAACTACTTCATTTGTATTGGTAGATCCGCTTCCAACTGGCTATAAGTTTGACTTGGATGCAACTAAGGCTGCAAGTACAGGCTTTGATACAACTTATGATGAAGCCAGTCATACTGTAACTTTTAAGGCGACTGATGAGACATTGGCAACATACAATGCTGACTTAACTAAACCTGTTGAGACTCTTCATCCAACGGTTGTTGGTCGAGTATTGAACGATGGGGCAACTTATACGAATAACTTCACTTTGACAGTCAATGATGCTTATGGTATTAAGTCAAATGTTGTTCGTGTAACGACTCCTGGTAAACCAAATGATCCTGATAATCCAAATAACAACTATATTAAGCCAACGAAAGTAAATAAGAATAAAGAAGGCCTTAATATCGATGGAAAAGAAGTTTTAGCTGGTTCAACCAACTACTACGAATTAACATGGGATTTGGATCAATATAAGGGTGATAAATCTTCTAAGGAAGCAATCCAAAACGGCTTCTACTATGTAGATGATTATCCAGAAGAAGCTTTAGATGTTCGTCCTGATTTGATTAAGGTTGCAGATGAAAAAGGAAATCAAGTATCAGGTGTCAGCGTTCAAAAATATGACAGTCTAGAAGCTGCTCCTAAGAAAGTTCAAGACTTGTTGAAGAAAGCTAACATTACTGTTAAGGGTGCTTTCCAACTCTTCTCTGCTGATAATCCAGAAGAATTTTACAAGCAATATGTAGCAACTGGAACATCATTAGTCATTACAGATCCGATGACTGTTAAGTCTGAATTTGGTAAGACAGGTGGTAAGTATGAAAATAAGGCCTATCAAATTGATTTCGGAAATGGCTATGCTACAGAAGTAGTGGTTAACAACGTACCGAAAATCACACCGAAAAAAGATGTAACAGTAAGTCTAGATCCAACTAGTGAAAATCTGGATGGTAAAACAATTCAATTTTATCAAACATTTAACTATCGTCTGATTGGTGGCCTCATTCCACAAAATCATTCAGAGGAATTAGAAGATTACAACTTTGTGGATGATTATGACCAAGCTGGTGATCAGTATACTGGTAATTACAAGACATTCAGCTCTCTGAACTTGACAATGAAAGATGGTTCAGTGATTAAGGCAGGTACAGATCTAACATCTCAAACAACTGCTGAAACAGATGCTGCAAATGGTATTGTAACTGTTCGTTTCAAGGAAGAATTCTTACAAAAGATTAGTTTGGATTCACCATTCCAAGCTGAAACCTACCTTCAAATGCGCAGAATTGCTATTGGAACATTTGAAAATACTTATGTAAATACTGTTAATAAGGTTACTTATGCATCTAACACAGTACGTACAACAACTCCAATACCAAGAACTCCAGACAAACCGACACCAATTCCAACGCCAAAACCAAAGGATCCAGACAAACCGACACCAATTCCAACTCCAAAACCAAAGGATCCTGACAAACCTGAGACACCAAAAGAACCAAGAGTTCCTAGTCCAAAAGTTGAAGAACCTTCAACACCAATTCCTGTTTCTGTTGGTAAAGAAATAACTACACTTCCAAAAACAGGAACAAATGATTCAAGCTACATGCCATATCTTGGACTAGCTGCCTTAGTGGGAGTTTTAGGACTTGGTCAGTTGAAACGAAAAGAAGACGAAAGCAAGTAA
- a CDS encoding phosphoglycerate kinase: MAKLTVKDVDLKGKKVLVRVDFNVPVKDGVITNDNRITAALPTIKYILEQGGRAILFSHLGRVKEEADKEGKSLAPVAADLAAKLGQEVKFIPGVTRGAELEAAVNALEDGQVLLVENTRFEDVDGKKESKNDPELGKYWASLGDGIFVNDAFGTAHRAHASNVGISANVEKAVAGFLLENEIAYIQEAVEAPERPFVAILGGSKVSDKIGVIENLLEKADKVLIGGGMTYTFYKAQGIEIGNSLVEEDKLDVAKALLEKANGKLILPVDSKEANAFADYTEVKDTEGEAVDPGFLGLDIGPKSIAKFDQELTGAKTVVWNGPMGVFENPDFQAGTIGVMDAIVKQPGVKSIIGGGDSAAAAINLGRADKFSWISTGGGASMELLEGKVLPGLAALTEK; this comes from the coding sequence ATGGCAAAATTGACTGTTAAAGACGTTGACTTGAAAGGGAAAAAAGTTCTCGTTCGTGTTGACTTCAACGTACCTGTTAAAGATGGCGTGATTACCAATGACAACCGTATCACTGCAGCTCTTCCAACTATCAAGTACATCCTTGAACAAGGTGGACGTGCAATCCTCTTCTCTCACCTTGGACGTGTCAAAGAAGAAGCAGACAAAGAAGGTAAATCACTTGCTCCTGTAGCTGCTGACTTGGCTGCTAAATTGGGACAAGAAGTTAAATTTATCCCAGGTGTTACACGTGGTGCTGAATTGGAAGCCGCTGTTAACGCTCTTGAAGATGGACAAGTTCTCTTGGTTGAAAACACTCGTTTCGAAGATGTTGACGGCAAGAAAGAATCTAAAAACGATCCTGAACTTGGTAAATACTGGGCTTCACTTGGAGATGGTATCTTTGTAAACGATGCATTCGGTACTGCTCACCGTGCACACGCATCTAACGTTGGTATCTCAGCAAACGTTGAAAAAGCAGTTGCTGGATTCCTTCTTGAAAACGAAATTGCCTACATCCAAGAAGCAGTTGAAGCTCCAGAACGTCCATTCGTGGCTATCCTTGGTGGTTCAAAAGTATCTGACAAGATCGGTGTTATCGAAAACTTGCTTGAAAAAGCTGATAAAGTCCTTATCGGTGGTGGGATGACTTACACATTCTATAAAGCACAAGGTATCGAAATCGGTAACTCACTTGTTGAAGAAGACAAATTGGATGTTGCGAAAGCTCTTCTTGAAAAAGCAAACGGCAAATTGATCTTGCCAGTTGACTCAAAAGAAGCAAACGCATTTGCTGACTACACTGAAGTGAAAGACACTGAAGGTGAAGCAGTTGACCCAGGTTTCCTTGGTCTTGACATCGGTCCAAAATCTATCGCTAAATTCGATCAAGAATTGACTGGTGCGAAGACAGTTGTATGGAACGGACCAATGGGTGTATTTGAAAACCCAGACTTCCAAGCTGGTACAATCGGTGTTATGGACGCTATCGTGAAACAACCAGGCGTGAAATCAATCATCGGTGGTGGTGACTCAGCTGCCGCAGCTATCAACCTTGGTCGTGCAGACAAGTTCTCATGGATCTCTACTGGTGGTGGAGCATCAATGGAACTCCTTGAAGGTAAAGTATTGCCAGGATTGGCTGCACTCACAGAAAAATAA
- a CDS encoding helix-turn-helix transcriptional regulator, which translates to MKLERLIYILLSLLNKKRITAKEIAERFEISTRTVYRDMDTLSLAGIPIYSERGDKGGFYIPSDYKIDRNFFTEEERQFIINISQNVSKIVGHSNLDSIEHKLSSQEITRANSPFYFDLSSWTLNTNYLLDIEEAIQTEQMISFSYYSKKQEKSQRTIIPYRLIYKLNAWYVIGYCLEKLDFRIFKLTRIRELELVEIKDKPFDYPRLSQEKLELFLNPPKHKVEGQREEIELVFTRFALPKIYDHFTEEEIRVEDEIIKVQAFRALTPAFFDLLLSFGYQVKVVSPSHLQNLLVSTLKKNLQQYDNL; encoded by the coding sequence ATGAAATTAGAAAGACTAATCTATATTTTACTGTCTCTTTTAAATAAGAAGAGAATAACAGCTAAAGAGATTGCAGAGAGGTTTGAAATATCTACTCGAACTGTATATAGGGACATGGATACACTCAGTTTAGCGGGGATCCCAATCTATTCGGAACGTGGAGATAAGGGAGGTTTCTATATACCAAGCGACTATAAGATAGACAGGAACTTTTTTACTGAGGAAGAGAGACAGTTTATCATTAATATAAGCCAAAATGTTAGTAAAATCGTTGGTCATTCAAATCTTGACAGTATCGAACACAAGCTGTCTTCTCAAGAAATTACAAGAGCAAACAGTCCTTTTTACTTTGATCTCAGTTCCTGGACTCTTAATACAAATTATTTACTAGACATTGAGGAAGCGATACAAACTGAACAGATGATTTCTTTTTCTTACTATTCGAAAAAACAGGAGAAAAGTCAGCGAACAATTATCCCATACAGATTGATCTATAAACTGAATGCTTGGTATGTTATCGGTTACTGCTTAGAAAAATTAGATTTTCGTATTTTTAAATTAACTCGAATTCGTGAACTAGAACTAGTGGAGATAAAAGATAAACCATTCGATTATCCACGTTTATCTCAAGAAAAGTTAGAGCTTTTTTTAAATCCCCCAAAACATAAAGTGGAGGGGCAAAGAGAAGAAATCGAACTAGTTTTTACAAGATTTGCACTTCCAAAAATCTACGATCACTTCACGGAAGAAGAAATCAGAGTCGAGGACGAAATAATAAAAGTTCAGGCATTTAGAGCTTTAACTCCTGCATTTTTTGATTTACTCTTAAGCTTTGGTTATCAAGTAAAGGTCGTATCTCCAAGTCACTTACAAAATCTACTGGTCAGTACTCTCAAAAAAAATCTTCAGCAATATGACAACCTGTAG